From Glycine soja cultivar W05 chromosome 4, ASM419377v2, whole genome shotgun sequence, the proteins below share one genomic window:
- the LOC114409580 gene encoding pentatricopeptide repeat-containing protein At2g03880, mitochondrial-like yields MATALVDMYSKCGCVESALSVFESNVDKDAGTWNAMISGVVLNGDAGKSLELFHQMDASGTKPNETMFVAVLTACTHAKMVQQGLWLFEEMRGTYGVAPRMEHYACVINLLSRAGMVEEAEKFMEEKMGGLAAGDANVWGALLNACRIHKNIRVGNRQWKKLVDMGVTDCGTHVLTHNINREAGLDAEANKVRSRMKKKPGCSIIEVDNEVEEFLADDHSHSQAQEMCKMLNSILKMGTLERF; encoded by the coding sequence ATGGCGACAGCTTTGGTGGACATGTATTCGAAATGTGGATGTGTGGAATCTGCTTTATCTGTTTTTGAGAGCAATGTTGACAAGGATGCTGGCACATGGAATGCTATGATTTCTGGCGTGGTGTTGAATGGCGATGCAGGGAAATCGCTTGAGTTGTTTCACCAAATGGATGCTTCTGGGACCAAGCCGAACGAGACTATGTTTGTGGCTGTTCTCACTGCTTGTACTCATGCTAAGATGGTTCAGCAGGGTCTTTGGTTGTTTGAAGAAATGAGAGGCACGTATGGAGTTGCACCACGAATGGAGCATTATGCTTGTGTAATTAACCTTTTGTCAAGAGCTGGCATGGTGGAGGAAGCTGAGAAATTTATGGAGGAGAAGATGGGTGGACTCGCAGCTGGCGATGCTAATGTGTGGGGTGCTCTTCTGAATGCGTGTAGAATTCATAAGAATATTCGTGTTGGGAATAGGCAGTGGAAAAAGCTGGTTGATATGGGGGTCACTGACTGTGGTACTCATGTTCTTACTCACAATATAAATAGAGAAGCTGGGTTGGATGCGGAGGCAAACAAAGTTAGGAGTAGGATGAAAAAGAAGCCCGGATGCAGCATAATAGAGGTGGATAATGAAGTTGAAGAATTTCTTGCAGATGATCATTCTCATTCACAAGCACAGGAAATGTGCAAAATGCTCAATTCCATTCTCAAGATGGGGACTTTAGAGCGCTTCTAA